In Staphylococcus saccharolyticus, one genomic interval encodes:
- a CDS encoding SMP-30/gluconolactonase/LRE family protein: protein MKIGKEQARWIYKTMNEIRYFEEKVHKIFSDGKIPGFVHLYVGEEAVATGVMSQLNDDDYITSTHRGHGHAIAKGCDLNGMMAEIMVKRDGLGHGKGGFYFTDFRGYSTQSLGGVYYVSPDFKTVTPVIQNISVANGIALSTDEKVLWVTETTTNRLHRIVLEDDGVTIAPFGTTIPYYFTGHEGPDSCCIDSDDNVYVAMYGQGRVLVFNKRGYPIGQILMPGRDKGKMLRSTHPQFIPGTNQLIICTNDIENNFEGGSMLYTVNGFAKGHESYQFQ from the coding sequence ATGAAAATAGGTAAAGAACAAGCACGTTGGATTTATAAAACAATGAATGAAATTCGTTACTTCGAAGAAAAAGTGCATAAAATTTTTAGCGATGGTAAAATTCCAGGATTTGTGCATTTATATGTTGGTGAAGAAGCCGTTGCAACAGGTGTCATGTCACAACTAAATGATGATGATTATATTACTAGTACTCACCGTGGACACGGTCATGCGATTGCGAAAGGCTGTGATTTGAATGGTATGATGGCAGAAATTATGGTTAAACGTGATGGTTTAGGACACGGTAAAGGTGGCTTTTATTTCACAGATTTTAGAGGTTATTCTACACAATCTCTAGGCGGTGTTTACTATGTATCTCCAGACTTTAAGACGGTCACACCAGTCATTCAAAATATATCTGTGGCGAATGGTATTGCACTAAGTACGGATGAAAAAGTACTATGGGTCACTGAAACTACAACGAATCGCCTTCATCGAATTGTTTTAGAAGATGATGGAGTGACAATAGCCCCATTTGGTACGACGATACCATATTACTTTACTGGTCATGAAGGTCCTGACTCATGTTGTATTGATAGTGACGATAATGTATATGTGGCTATGTACGGACAAGGTCGTGTACTAGTCTTTAATAAAAGAGGCTATCCTATTGGACAGATACTAATGCCAGGACGAGATAAAGGAAAAATGTTACGTTCTACACATCCTCAATTCATTCCGGGTACAAATCAACTTATTATTTGTACGAATGATATTGAAAATAATTTCGAAGGTGGATCAATGCTTTATACAGTCAATGGATTCGCTAAAGGACATGAAAGTTATCAATTTCAATAA
- a CDS encoding GNAT family N-acetyltransferase, producing the protein MLETGRLLLDKPDLKYIDELYLLHTNKEATQYTPKGIHESKEVTKRFIEGWIRHWEENNFGYFILITEDSKEVAGITEFEYRTINYQRFLNLYYRFFSEFTKQGLATERIDKISYSLKHYDSITPKIIHTNQPSIKLAERLGYIDDLSWNNIINKGNPLLFYSTTQYT; encoded by the coding sequence ATGTTAGAAACTGGAAGATTATTATTAGACAAACCGGATTTAAAATATATTGATGAACTATATCTTTTACACACAAATAAAGAAGCAACTCAGTATACACCAAAGGGTATTCATGAAAGTAAAGAGGTGACTAAAAGGTTTATTGAAGGATGGATAAGACATTGGGAGGAGAACAACTTTGGTTATTTTATCTTAATTACTGAAGACTCTAAAGAAGTTGCAGGTATTACGGAATTTGAATATCGCACGATAAATTATCAACGCTTTCTTAATTTATACTATAGATTTTTTTCAGAATTCACTAAACAAGGGTTAGCTACAGAGAGAATAGACAAGATTTCTTACTCGTTAAAACATTACGATTCAATTACTCCTAAAATTATACATACAAATCAACCATCTATTAAATTAGCAGAACGATTAGGTTATATTGATGATCTATCTTGGAATAATATCATTAATAAAGGTAACCCATTGCTTTTTTATTCAACAACTCAATATACCTAG
- a CDS encoding DJ-1/PfpI family protein — translation MLDEYADWKSCYLSPILNRSNEWSVQTVSISDSVISLGGFYTKIDTNHNEINPKYDLLLLIGGSSWFTENKTLYDFIQEAFNLNKNAGAICSAVDYLAKHVFLNHYQHTGNSIEIFRQFPKYNSHHNFQPEQIIQDKHFITANGTATLDFTEYVLKTIHFDTAENIKKQIFMNKYGFYEYCKRFGNPYT, via the coding sequence TTGTTAGATGAATATGCTGATTGGAAAAGTTGCTATCTTAGTCCAATTTTAAATAGGAGTAATGAATGGTCAGTTCAAACGGTGTCCATTTCTGACAGTGTGATCTCTCTCGGTGGCTTTTACACTAAAATCGATACCAACCATAATGAAATCAATCCTAAATACGATTTATTATTACTCATAGGTGGGAGCAGTTGGTTTACTGAAAATAAAACTTTGTATGATTTCATTCAAGAAGCATTTAATTTGAATAAAAATGCAGGAGCCATTTGTAGTGCAGTAGATTATTTAGCTAAACATGTTTTTTTAAATCATTATCAGCATACCGGTAATTCAATCGAAATATTTAGACAATTTCCAAAATATAATTCTCATCATAATTTTCAACCAGAACAAATCATACAAGATAAACACTTTATAACTGCTAATGGTACCGCGACCTTAGATTTCACAGAATATGTACTTAAAACGATTCATTTTGATACTGCCGAAAATATTAAAAAGCAAATATTTATGAATAAATATGGTTTCTACGAGTATTGCAAACGATTTGGAAATCCATATACTTGA
- the lqo gene encoding L-lactate dehydrogenase (quinone) — translation MTNTESKNVVIIGAGVLSTTFGSMLKELEPNWNIKLYERLDRPGIESSNERNNAGTGHAALCELNYTVQQPDGSIDIEKAKEINEQFEISKQFWGYLVKSGSIDSPKDFINPLPHISFVRGKNNVKFLKDRYEAMRNFPMFDNIEYTEDIEVMRKWMPLMMTGRTGNEIMAASKIDEGTDVNYGELTRKMAKNIKKHPNADVQYNHEVVNFNRRKDGIWEVKVKNRNTGQVFEHQTDYVFIGAGGGAIPLLQKTGIPESKHLGGFPISGQFLICTNPGVINEHDVKVYGKEPPGTPPMTVPHLDIRYIEGERTLLFGPFANIGPKFLRNGSNLDLFKSIKPYNITTLLASAVKNLPLIKYSIDQVLMTKEGCMNHLRMFYPEARDEDWQVYTAGKRVQVIKDTEENGKGFIQFGTEVVNSKDHSVIALLGESPGASTSVSVALEVLEKNFADYENEWKPKLQKIIPSYGKSLIKDVKLMRETRKQTSKDLELNYYESK, via the coding sequence ATGACTAATACGGAGTCAAAAAATGTAGTTATTATTGGTGCTGGTGTCTTAAGTACGACATTCGGTTCTATGCTTAAAGAATTAGAACCTAATTGGAACATCAAACTCTATGAACGCTTAGATCGTCCAGGTATTGAAAGTTCTAACGAAAGAAACAATGCCGGTACTGGGCATGCTGCGTTATGTGAATTGAACTATACAGTTCAACAACCCGATGGTTCAATTGATATAGAAAAAGCCAAAGAAATCAACGAACAATTCGAGATTTCTAAACAATTCTGGGGTTACTTAGTTAAAAGTGGTAGTATTGATAGCCCTAAAGATTTCATTAATCCACTTCCTCATATTAGTTTCGTAAGAGGTAAAAATAACGTTAAGTTCTTAAAAGACCGTTACGAAGCAATGCGTAACTTCCCTATGTTCGATAATATCGAATACACAGAAGATATCGAAGTAATGAGAAAATGGATGCCACTAATGATGACAGGTCGCACTGGAAATGAAATTATGGCGGCTAGTAAAATCGACGAAGGTACTGATGTTAACTACGGTGAATTAACTCGTAAAATGGCTAAAAATATTAAAAAACATCCAAATGCTGATGTCCAATATAACCATGAAGTCGTTAACTTCAATCGTCGCAAAGACGGTATTTGGGAAGTTAAAGTTAAAAATCGTAACACTGGTCAAGTCTTTGAACATCAAACTGATTATGTATTTATCGGTGCTGGCGGTGGCGCTATACCACTATTACAAAAAACTGGTATTCCTGAAAGCAAACATCTTGGTGGATTCCCTATCAGCGGTCAATTCTTAATTTGTACAAACCCTGGTGTAATTAATGAACATGACGTTAAAGTATACGGTAAAGAACCACCAGGCACACCTCCAATGACTGTACCTCACTTAGATATTCGTTACATTGAAGGTGAAAGAACACTATTATTTGGACCATTCGCAAACATTGGACCTAAATTCTTAAGAAATGGTTCTAACTTAGATTTATTCAAATCTATCAAACCATATAACATCACAACTTTACTTGCATCTGCAGTTAAAAACTTACCATTAATCAAATACTCAATCGATCAAGTATTAATGACTAAAGAAGGTTGTATGAACCATCTACGTATGTTCTACCCTGAAGCTCGTGATGAAGATTGGCAAGTGTATACTGCAGGTAAACGTGTTCAAGTGATTAAAGACACTGAAGAAAATGGTAAAGGATTCATCCAATTCGGTACAGAAGTTGTTAACTCTAAAGACCACTCTGTTATCGCATTATTAGGTGAATCACCAGGGGCATCAACTTCAGTATCCGTAGCCCTAGAAGTTTTAGAGAAAAACTTTGCTGATTATGAAAATGAATGGAAACCAAAATTACAAAAAATAATCCCATCATATGGTAAATCTCTTATCAAAGATGTGAAGTTAATGAGAGAAACTCGTAAACAAACATCTAAAGATTTAGAATTAAATTATTACGAATCTAAATAA
- a CDS encoding YceI family protein gives MTQFNFDQVHSNIQFKIKHLMVSQVKGTFTQFDVQLDGDINDLNSLKAITTIIPSSIATQNEDRDKHLKSNDFFGTEDNDKMIFVTKEINEHQVVGDLTIKGETHEETFDVEFNGVSKNPMNGQQVTGFIVSGTINREKYGINFNQALETGGVMLGQNVKFEASAEFSIDN, from the coding sequence GTGACACAATTTAACTTTGATCAAGTTCACAGTAACATTCAGTTTAAAATTAAACATCTCATGGTATCTCAAGTGAAAGGAACGTTTACACAATTCGATGTTCAATTAGACGGAGATATTAATGATTTAAATTCACTAAAAGCAATAACTACTATTATTCCAAGTTCAATTGCTACTCAAAATGAAGATAGAGATAAACATTTAAAATCAAACGACTTCTTTGGTACAGAAGACAACGATAAAATGATATTTGTAACTAAAGAAATTAACGAACATCAAGTTGTTGGAGATTTGACAATTAAAGGCGAAACGCATGAAGAGACATTTGATGTGGAATTTAATGGTGTAAGTAAAAATCCAATGAATGGACAACAAGTCACTGGATTTATCGTTAGCGGAACAATTAACCGTGAAAAATATGGTATTAATTTTAACCAAGCTTTAGAAACTGGTGGCGTAATGTTAGGTCAAAACGTAAAATTTGAAGCATCAGCAGAATTTAGTATCGACAATTAA